The sequence below is a genomic window from Deltaproteobacteria bacterium.
TTCTTCATTTCCTCAGCCTCTTCCTTGGAAACACCTTCTTTAACAGGCTTGGGAGCACCATCTACAAGCTCTTTCGCTTCCTTGAGGCCCAGTCCTGTAATTTCTCTTACCGCTTTGATAACCTGAATCTTTTTATCACCTGCACCGGTAAGAACAACGGTGAATTCAGACTGTTCAGCAGCGGCAGCGCCGCC
It includes:
- the rplL gene encoding 50S ribosomal protein L7/L12, encoding MAVTKNDVIKYLEGISVLELSELVKELEEKFGVSAAAPVAVSAAPAAGGEGGAAAAEQSEFTVVLTGAGDKKIQVIKAVREITGLGLKEAKELVDGAPKPVKEGVSKEEAEEMKKKIEEQGATVELK